In Bacillus sp. NP247, one DNA window encodes the following:
- a CDS encoding KTSC domain-containing protein — translation MIKLSPVISRNIVAVGYNPFSMILRIQLKNGMYDFFNVPESIYTGLLNAHSKSYYHNTYIKNSYRYTKI, via the coding sequence ATGATAAAATTATCTCCCGTTATATCAAGAAATATAGTTGCTGTTGGCTATAATCCTTTTTCTATGATTTTACGTATTCAACTAAAGAATGGTATGTATGATTTCTTTAACGTACCAGAAAGTATTTACACCGGTTTATTAAACGCACACTCTAAAAGTTATTATCATAATACCTATATTAAAAATTCTTACCGCTACACTAAAATTTAA
- a CDS encoding transglycosylase domain-containing protein — protein MSENYRSREERRQVQKKKQPASKKTKPKGKTSFFRKFLISCLLLGIVGLVAGVATFFVMIKDAPKLEKSKLVNPLSSKIYDKDGNLVYEYGKEKRTNVTYDQIPKLVENAFLATEDARFYEHSGVDFKGTARAVLVSLKGDYGSQGGSTITQQVIKNYFLSMEKTSKRKVQEIYLAYKLEQQYSKHEILEMYLNKINLGNRSYGIATAAQNYYGKELKDLTLPEVAMLAGLPKAPNNYDPTKKENVERATERRNTVLNLMNRHGYITKAEMEEASKVPVTDGLKTVTEQTMPYPAFMDAVVKEVEKELPDANIGSDGLEIYTTLDPKAQKLADNILNTNIIDYPNDKFQGAFTFMDTKTGEVRAIGSGRGENKAVFKGHNMAIELDRAAGSTMKPIFDYGPAIEYLKWSTYHQIDDSPFKYSTGQEVRNADRSHLGPITMREALKMSRNVPAIKTAKEVGSSKSKDFSEKLGITLKQTPDESTAIGTNEVSPTEIAGAYAAFGNDGKYTKPHFVKKVVYPDGKSQSFGQKPKSVMADSTAYMITDMLRSVVTSGTGTAANVGSLDVAGKTGTTNYSSKQLAQYGIPESATRDSWFAGYTPQYTMAVWTGYMKDGKNEYISSKNTKIAQLIFKEMMSEMATDKSRFKMPSSVIQEGSELRIKGEKRDSSPNTSVPDTTEQPKQDQQQKTEEEKKQEELKKQEELKKQEEQKKQEELKKQEEQKKQDEQNKQNEQNNGNGQGTPTPPTTGGGQGTPTPPTTGGGQGTPPPPTTGGGQGTPTPPTTGGGQGTPTPPTTGGGQGTPPPTTGGGQETPTPPTTGGNTGEAPSNNGQ, from the coding sequence ATGTCAGAAAATTATCGTTCTCGAGAGGAACGACGACAAGTTCAAAAGAAAAAACAGCCAGCTTCTAAAAAAACAAAACCAAAAGGTAAAACATCGTTTTTTCGTAAATTTTTAATCAGTTGTTTACTACTTGGTATTGTAGGTTTAGTGGCAGGGGTTGCTACCTTTTTCGTTATGATAAAGGATGCGCCAAAACTTGAGAAATCAAAACTTGTTAATCCGTTATCCTCAAAAATTTATGATAAAGACGGGAATTTGGTATATGAATATGGGAAAGAAAAGCGAACGAATGTTACGTATGATCAAATTCCAAAATTAGTAGAAAATGCATTTTTAGCAACAGAAGATGCACGTTTTTACGAGCATAGCGGGGTAGACTTTAAAGGTACTGCCCGTGCGGTTTTAGTCAGTCTTAAAGGAGATTATGGCTCTCAAGGTGGAAGTACGATAACGCAGCAAGTTATTAAAAATTACTTCTTATCGATGGAAAAAACGTCAAAGCGTAAGGTTCAGGAAATATATTTAGCGTATAAGCTAGAACAACAATATTCAAAACATGAAATATTAGAGATGTATTTAAATAAAATTAATTTAGGTAATCGTTCATATGGAATCGCAACAGCAGCGCAAAACTACTACGGTAAAGAATTAAAAGATTTAACATTACCAGAAGTTGCGATGCTTGCCGGTTTGCCGAAAGCACCGAATAACTATGATCCAACGAAAAAAGAAAATGTCGAAAGGGCAACAGAAAGAAGAAATACTGTACTAAACTTAATGAATCGACATGGTTATATTACAAAGGCAGAAATGGAAGAAGCATCAAAAGTTCCAGTAACAGATGGGCTTAAGACTGTAACTGAACAAACAATGCCATATCCTGCATTTATGGATGCGGTTGTGAAAGAAGTAGAAAAAGAATTACCAGATGCTAATATTGGTTCTGATGGTTTAGAAATTTATACAACGTTGGATCCAAAAGCACAGAAATTGGCTGATAATATTTTAAATACAAATATTATTGATTATCCAAATGATAAATTCCAAGGTGCTTTCACATTTATGGATACAAAAACAGGGGAAGTTCGCGCTATAGGTAGTGGGCGCGGTGAAAATAAAGCAGTATTTAAAGGGCATAATATGGCGATTGAATTAGATCGTGCAGCTGGTTCGACAATGAAGCCAATCTTTGATTACGGTCCTGCTATTGAATACTTAAAATGGTCTACTTATCATCAAATTGACGACTCTCCATTTAAGTATTCAACTGGACAAGAAGTGCGAAATGCAGACAGAAGTCATTTAGGCCCAATTACAATGCGTGAAGCATTAAAAATGTCGCGAAATGTTCCGGCAATTAAAACTGCAAAAGAAGTCGGAAGTAGTAAATCAAAAGACTTCTCCGAGAAGTTAGGTATTACATTAAAGCAAACGCCGGATGAATCTACAGCTATTGGTACAAATGAAGTATCGCCAACTGAAATAGCTGGTGCTTATGCGGCATTTGGTAATGATGGTAAGTATACAAAGCCGCATTTTGTTAAGAAAGTAGTTTATCCAGACGGCAAGTCACAAAGTTTTGGACAAAAACCAAAATCAGTTATGGCGGATTCTACAGCATATATGATTACTGATATGCTTCGTTCAGTAGTGACATCAGGTACTGGTACAGCGGCAAATGTGGGCTCTTTAGATGTAGCTGGTAAAACAGGTACAACTAACTATTCTTCAAAACAACTAGCACAATATGGAATTCCAGAAAGTGCAACTCGTGATAGTTGGTTTGCAGGATATACACCGCAATATACGATGGCAGTATGGACTGGATATATGAAAGATGGTAAAAATGAGTATATTAGTAGTAAAAATACGAAAATTGCACAGTTGATCTTTAAAGAAATGATGAGCGAGATGGCTACAGATAAATCACGCTTTAAAATGCCAAGTAGTGTTATTCAAGAAGGTAGCGAGTTACGTATAAAAGGTGAAAAACGTGATTCATCTCCAAATACTAGCGTACCGGATACAACGGAACAACCAAAACAAGATCAACAGCAAAAAACTGAAGAAGAGAAAAAGCAAGAAGAATTAAAGAAACAGGAAGAACTTAAGAAACAAGAAGAGCAAAAGAAACAAGAGGAACTTAAGAAGCAAGAAGAGCAAAAGAAACAAGATGAACAGAATAAGCAAAATGAACAAAACAATGGAAATGGTCAAGGAACGCCAACTCCACCAACCACTGGAGGTGGCCAAGGAACGCCAACTCCACCAACCACTGGAGGTGGTCAAGGAACTCCACCACCACCAACTACAGGAGGTGGTCAAGGAACGCCAACTCCGCCAACCACTGGAGGTGGCCAAGGAACGCCAACTCCGCCAACCACTGGAGGTGGCCAAGGAACTCCACCACCAACCACTGGAGGTGGCCAAGAAACGCCAACCCCACCAACTACTGGCGGGAACACAGGAGAGGCTCCTTCCAATAATGGACAATAA
- a CDS encoding MFS transporter: protein MERLWTKSFIQMTIAMLFLFTGFYLLVPTLPLFIKEIGGNESQVGLMMGMFTIAAVVIRPIIGGMLDQYGRRSFIIFGLIFFGITMYSYNLASTIVLLAVLRVIHGVTWAVSTTAVGTAITDIIPDSRRGEGMGWYGMAMTIAMAIGPMIGLWVVQNYSFHGLFLLATLLSFMAVILSLITKMPFTPQKEKGEIQLFEKSVLSITIVVFFLSFAYGGITTFLPLFASSIDVNPGTFFLVYAIALTIVRPISGKLLDKYGEVFIILPALCITILAIVVLTISNSLMGVIIAAVLYGVGFGSAQPALQAAMLTIVAPSKRGVANASFFTAFDLGIGLGAILLGFVSQVFGYRILFAGSAISGLIALIIFVIFVKQRFGKKDFA, encoded by the coding sequence ATGGAACGATTATGGACGAAATCATTTATTCAAATGACTATCGCAATGTTATTTTTATTTACAGGGTTTTATTTACTTGTTCCAACGCTCCCGCTCTTTATTAAAGAGATTGGTGGAAATGAATCACAAGTTGGGCTGATGATGGGAATGTTTACGATAGCCGCAGTTGTAATACGACCGATTATTGGAGGTATGTTAGATCAATATGGTAGAAGATCTTTTATTATTTTCGGACTCATCTTTTTTGGGATAACGATGTATTCGTATAATTTAGCATCAACTATTGTCCTTTTAGCTGTTTTACGTGTTATTCACGGAGTGACATGGGCCGTTTCTACAACAGCTGTTGGGACAGCGATAACTGATATTATTCCAGATTCACGCCGTGGTGAAGGTATGGGCTGGTATGGGATGGCGATGACAATTGCGATGGCAATCGGCCCGATGATTGGATTATGGGTTGTACAAAATTATTCATTTCATGGCCTATTCTTATTAGCAACTCTTTTATCCTTTATGGCAGTCATATTATCGTTAATAACGAAAATGCCATTCACGCCACAAAAAGAAAAAGGGGAAATTCAGCTGTTTGAAAAATCCGTTTTATCAATAACGATTGTTGTTTTCTTTTTATCATTTGCATACGGAGGCATAACAACGTTTTTACCGTTATTTGCATCATCAATTGATGTGAATCCTGGAACATTTTTTCTTGTATATGCAATTGCTTTAACAATTGTACGTCCGATTTCAGGGAAATTATTAGATAAGTATGGAGAAGTATTTATCATACTCCCGGCACTATGTATTACTATTTTAGCTATAGTTGTATTAACCATTTCAAATAGTTTAATGGGTGTAATTATCGCAGCGGTATTATACGGTGTTGGATTTGGTTCAGCGCAGCCTGCTTTACAAGCAGCGATGCTTACAATTGTTGCTCCGAGTAAAAGAGGAGTTGCTAACGCTTCATTCTTTACCGCATTTGATTTAGGTATTGGATTAGGTGCGATTTTACTTGGATTTGTTTCACAAGTATTTGGTTACCGTATTTTATTCGCAGGTAGTGCAATTTCAGGATTAATAGCTTTAATTATATTTGTCATTTTTGTAAAACAACGATTTGGCAAAAAGGATTTTGCGTAA
- the mmgD gene encoding citrate synthase — MMKAEEKFSPGLDGVVAAETKISFLDTVKGEIVIQGYDLIELSKTKEYLDIVHLLLEEHLPNEDEKATIEKKLKEEYAVPEGVFNVLKALPKETHPMDGLRTGVSALAGYDSDIENRSLEVNKSRGYKLLSKVPNIVANSYHILNNEEPIQPLEELSYSANFFYMLTGKKPTELEEKIFDRSLVLYSEHEMPNSTFTARVIASTQSDLYGALTGAVASLKGSLHGGANEAVMYMLLEAGNVEKFEELLQKKLYNKEKIMGFGHRVYMKKIDPRALMMKEALKLLCDVKGDYTLYEMCEAGEKIMEKEKGIYPNLDYYAAPVYWMLGIPIQLYTPIFFSSRTVGLCAHVIEQHANNRLFRPRVNYIGERHVFSK, encoded by the coding sequence ATGATGAAAGCTGAAGAAAAATTTTCCCCGGGATTAGATGGTGTAGTAGCAGCGGAGACGAAAATTTCGTTTCTTGACACAGTAAAAGGTGAAATTGTAATTCAAGGGTATGATTTAATCGAACTCTCAAAAACAAAAGAGTATTTAGACATTGTGCACCTTTTATTAGAAGAACATCTACCGAATGAGGATGAAAAAGCAACAATTGAAAAGAAATTAAAAGAAGAATATGCAGTGCCAGAAGGTGTATTCAACGTGCTAAAGGCATTACCTAAGGAAACGCATCCTATGGATGGGTTACGTACAGGTGTATCTGCATTAGCTGGTTACGATAGTGATATCGAAAACCGCTCGTTAGAAGTGAATAAAAGTCGAGGGTACAAGCTTTTAAGTAAAGTGCCAAATATTGTAGCGAATAGCTATCATATTTTAAATAATGAGGAGCCAATTCAGCCCCTGGAGGAATTGTCATATAGTGCGAATTTCTTCTATATGTTAACTGGTAAAAAACCAACTGAACTTGAGGAAAAGATCTTTGATCGTTCCCTTGTTTTATATAGTGAACATGAAATGCCAAACTCTACATTTACAGCGCGTGTAATTGCGTCAACACAATCGGATTTATACGGTGCTCTAACAGGTGCAGTTGCATCTTTAAAAGGAAGTTTACATGGTGGCGCAAATGAAGCGGTTATGTACATGCTTTTAGAAGCTGGCAATGTTGAGAAATTTGAAGAACTATTACAGAAGAAACTTTATAACAAAGAAAAAATTATGGGCTTTGGACATCGCGTATATATGAAGAAGATAGATCCAAGAGCACTTATGATGAAGGAAGCTTTAAAACTGCTTTGTGATGTAAAAGGCGATTATACACTATATGAAATGTGTGAAGCTGGAGAGAAGATTATGGAGAAGGAAAAAGGCATTTATCCGAATCTTGATTACTATGCTGCTCCAGTATATTGGATGCTTGGTATTCCAATTCAACTTTACACACCAATCTTCTTTAGTTCTAGAACAGTAGGGCTATGTGCACACGTAATTGAGCAACATGCGAACAATCGTTTGTTCCGTCCACGTGTAAATTATATTGGCGAGCGACATGTATTTAGTAAATAA
- the prpD gene encoding 2-methylcitrate dehydratase: MIKTNEIKQKDALLEEITDYVLNKEVTSAEAFSTARYVLLDTLGCGILALQYPECTKLLGPVVPGTIVPNGTRVPGTSYVLDPVKGAFNIGCMIRWLDYNDTWLAAEWGHPSDNLGGILAVADYISRVRISEGKKPLKVREVLEMMIKAHEIQGVLALENSLNRVGLDHVLYVKVATTAVVAKMLGGTREEIFNALSHAWIDNSSLRTYRHAPNTGSRKSWAAGDATSRGVHLAMTALKGEMGYPTALSAPGWGFQDVLFNKQELKLARPLESYVMENVLFKVSFPAEFHAQTAAECAVKLHPEIKERLDAIDHITITTHESAIRIIDKEGPLNNPADRDHCLQYITAIGLLKGDIVADDYEDVVANDPRVDELRNKMVVVENKQYSLDYLDPNKRSIANAVQVHFKDGTVTENVECEYPLGHRFRRDEAIPKVVQKFTANMAGHYSSKQQEQIHEVCLNEEKLENMNVNEFVDLFLI, from the coding sequence ATGATTAAAACAAATGAAATTAAACAAAAAGATGCATTATTAGAAGAAATTACGGATTATGTATTAAATAAAGAGGTTACAAGTGCAGAAGCATTCAGTACGGCCCGCTACGTATTACTTGATACACTTGGATGTGGAATTTTAGCACTACAATACCCGGAGTGTACGAAATTATTAGGACCAGTTGTACCAGGAACAATCGTGCCAAATGGTACACGTGTACCAGGAACATCTTATGTGCTAGATCCAGTAAAAGGCGCATTTAATATCGGATGTATGATCCGTTGGTTAGACTATAACGATACTTGGCTTGCAGCAGAATGGGGACATCCATCTGATAACTTAGGCGGAATTTTAGCAGTAGCAGATTATATTAGCCGCGTTCGTATTTCAGAAGGAAAAAAACCATTAAAAGTACGTGAAGTACTAGAAATGATGATTAAAGCACATGAAATTCAGGGTGTACTTGCTTTAGAAAACAGCTTAAATCGTGTTGGTCTTGACCATGTATTATATGTAAAAGTAGCAACAACTGCAGTAGTTGCGAAAATGCTTGGCGGAACGCGTGAAGAAATCTTTAATGCATTATCACATGCGTGGATTGATAATTCTAGTCTTCGTACATATCGTCATGCTCCAAATACTGGTTCACGTAAATCATGGGCAGCAGGAGATGCGACGAGCCGCGGTGTTCATCTTGCAATGACTGCTTTAAAAGGTGAAATGGGTTATCCAACAGCTTTATCTGCACCAGGATGGGGATTCCAAGATGTGTTATTTAACAAGCAAGAATTAAAATTAGCAAGACCACTAGAATCTTATGTAATGGAAAATGTATTATTCAAAGTGTCATTCCCAGCAGAATTCCATGCACAAACAGCTGCAGAATGTGCTGTGAAATTACATCCGGAAATTAAAGAAAGATTAGATGCAATTGATCACATTACAATTACAACTCATGAATCAGCAATTCGTATTATCGATAAAGAAGGTCCATTAAATAACCCAGCTGATCGTGATCATTGTTTACAATACATTACAGCAATTGGTTTATTAAAAGGAGATATCGTTGCGGACGATTATGAGGATGTAGTAGCAAATGATCCACGTGTAGATGAATTACGAAATAAGATGGTTGTTGTTGAAAACAAACAGTACAGTTTAGATTATCTTGACCCGAACAAGCGCTCAATCGCCAACGCTGTTCAAGTTCATTTTAAAGATGGTACTGTAACAGAAAATGTGGAATGTGAATACCCACTTGGTCACCGTTTCCGTAGAGATGAAGCGATTCCAAAAGTTGTTCAAAAATTCACTGCAAATATGGCAGGTCATTATTCTAGTAAGCAACAAGAACAAATTCATGAAGTTTGTTTAAATGAAGAAAAACTAGAAAATATGAATGTAAACGAATTTGTAGATCTATTCTTAATTTAA